Proteins from a single region of Paenibacillus sp. BIHB 4019:
- a CDS encoding MDR family MFS transporter, producing the protein MNTQVQEASGIKRGPMLAALLIGAFVAFLNENLLANALPLLMVEFEAAASTIQWLSTGYMLVIGVLVPVTALLQQWFTTRQMFMSAMALFLAGTCLCAISPGFGLLLIGRVIQAGGTGLLVPLMMNTILALYPPERRGSAMGLMGLVIMVAPIIGPALSGLIIDTFHWRWLFYMVIPVALFSMIYASFYLKNVTELTKPRVDFWSIVMSTVGFGCVTYGFSQTSAWTAPEVYGLLAIGTLFLLLLVWRQLSIKDPLLDLSVFRHPAFSLVAVLIIVLMMVLFATTTLLPIYLQNVMQLTAFATGLLLMPGCILNGIMMPVSGKLFDKFGPRFVILPGLLLITISLWLFAGIDNDTTRGSVLFNHVLLFLGISFVVMPAQTAGLNQLPRHLIPHGTTIYNTLQQISGGIGIALFVGIMSSGANRYLRHSLEPAAMQEKSQSIVSGMQTVFWIEFILVALILVMSWFIKKLPEQKSA; encoded by the coding sequence AGAGGCAAGCGGAATAAAGAGAGGGCCGATGTTAGCCGCGCTGCTCATCGGCGCATTCGTTGCGTTTCTGAACGAAAATTTACTTGCCAATGCGCTTCCCTTATTAATGGTGGAATTCGAAGCAGCCGCCTCCACCATACAGTGGTTATCGACAGGCTATATGCTCGTTATTGGCGTACTGGTGCCAGTGACCGCATTGCTGCAGCAATGGTTTACCACTCGCCAGATGTTTATGTCTGCGATGGCGTTATTTTTGGCCGGCACCTGCTTATGTGCAATATCCCCGGGATTCGGACTGCTGCTGATAGGTAGAGTTATTCAGGCTGGCGGTACAGGATTGCTGGTTCCACTAATGATGAATACGATTCTCGCCCTCTATCCTCCAGAACGCCGAGGTTCCGCCATGGGCCTCATGGGACTCGTTATTATGGTCGCCCCTATTATCGGTCCGGCTTTGTCGGGTCTGATTATTGATACCTTCCACTGGCGATGGCTGTTCTATATGGTCATTCCTGTCGCCCTGTTTTCAATGATCTATGCAAGCTTTTACTTAAAAAATGTGACAGAGCTGACCAAGCCGAGGGTCGATTTTTGGTCCATTGTAATGTCAACTGTCGGTTTCGGCTGCGTCACCTACGGCTTCAGCCAAACCAGTGCCTGGACTGCGCCTGAGGTTTACGGGCTGCTAGCCATAGGAACCCTCTTCTTGCTCTTGCTTGTATGGCGGCAGCTCTCGATTAAAGACCCGTTGCTCGATCTCTCCGTATTCCGGCATCCCGCTTTTTCGCTGGTTGCGGTATTGATTATCGTCCTAATGATGGTTCTATTCGCCACAACGACGCTGCTGCCGATCTATTTGCAAAATGTGATGCAGTTGACAGCCTTCGCAACAGGGCTGCTTCTGATGCCAGGCTGCATTTTGAACGGCATAATGATGCCTGTATCGGGGAAATTATTCGATAAATTCGGACCGCGATTTGTCATCTTGCCAGGATTATTATTAATAACCATATCGTTGTGGCTGTTTGCTGGCATCGACAATGATACAACGCGGGGCTCCGTTCTGTTCAATCATGTCCTCTTATTTTTAGGCATATCGTTTGTCGTCATGCCAGCCCAGACGGCAGGCTTGAATCAGCTGCCGCGGCATCTGATCCCCCACGGCACAACTATCTACAATACGCTCCAACAAATTTCAGGGGGAATTGGCATCGCTTTGTTCGTCGGCATTATGTCGTCTGGAGCCAATCGTTATCTGCGCCATTCGCTGGAACCCGCTGCTATGCAGGAAAAGTCACAAAGCATAGTTTCCGGTATGCAAACGGTTTTTTGGATCGAATTTATTCTCGTCGCGCTTATTTTGGTCATGAGCTGGTTTATTAAAAAGCTGCCGGAGCAGAAATCAGCTTAA